In Massilia forsythiae, one DNA window encodes the following:
- a CDS encoding c-type cytochrome, with the protein MLSSRTRLVVKTAAFTLLGAGVLGAAAGLVVLRAGWYDISATTQHWQPVYTLLEQGMHYSVRRYARDVAEPDLRQPQQILRGAALYRDNCAQCHGGPGFAQAQHGMSMQPVPGPLVDASSRWRARELYWITRHGIKMSGMPAWDLHLSEAETWAVVAFVAAMPTLDARQYRALTAFAADGAPARRGDARGQAQEQELKRSPQYMKPQPEPRPGLQQESQPAPQRQPPQERK; encoded by the coding sequence ATGCTTTCATCGCGCACCCGCCTGGTCGTCAAGACCGCCGCCTTCACCCTGCTCGGCGCAGGCGTGCTCGGCGCGGCCGCCGGCCTGGTGGTGCTGCGCGCCGGCTGGTACGACATCAGCGCCACCACCCAGCACTGGCAGCCGGTCTACACGCTGCTGGAACAGGGCATGCACTATTCGGTGCGGCGCTACGCCCGCGACGTGGCCGAACCGGACCTGCGCCAGCCGCAGCAGATCCTGCGCGGCGCCGCCCTGTACCGCGACAACTGCGCCCAGTGCCACGGCGGCCCCGGCTTCGCGCAGGCGCAGCACGGCATGAGCATGCAACCGGTGCCGGGTCCGCTGGTCGACGCCAGTTCGCGCTGGCGCGCGCGCGAGCTGTACTGGATCACGCGCCACGGCATCAAGATGAGCGGCATGCCGGCCTGGGACCTGCACCTGAGCGAAGCGGAAACCTGGGCCGTGGTCGCCTTCGTGGCGGCCATGCCGACGCTGGACGCGCGGCAGTACCGCGCGCTGACGGCCTTTGCCGCCGACGGCGCCCCGGCCCGGCGCGGCGACGCCCGCGGGCAGGCGCAGGAGCAGGAATTGAAACGCTCGCCCCAGTACATGAAACCGCAGCCGGAACCACGGCCGGGTTTGCAGCAGGAATCGCAGCCGGCGCCACAGCGGCAGCCACCGCAGGAGCGCAAATGA